The sequence below is a genomic window from bacterium.
AGAGGGCGGTTGCTTGCATATCATCGATATCGCGAATCCCGCCTCCCCTACGTTGATAAGCACTCTTGATCTTCCCGGAACACCGATGGCGGTGGATGCTGTGGGGCAAATCGCATACGTTTCCGCAGGTAGTGCCGGAGTAGTTATAATCGATGCGTCCGATCCGAGTACACCAATAATCCGCAGTCATTTCGACACCCCTGGTTCAGCTTGGAGTGCTTTAGTTGTCGATTCGACATTGTACGTTGCCGATAGTACTTCCGTGCGAGTTTTGAATACTGTTAATCCCGATACACTGGTAGAAATCGCATGGCTTGATCAACCGGCGCGGCGGTTAGCTGTCGAGACTAGCCATTTATTCGTACCGAACATGAGCGGTTTAGCAATCTACTCCATCAATCCCATCGATTCGACGGCATTGGTAGGAACGTTGCCTGCCCCTGCATCGGGTGGTTGGTGGAACGTGGCTGCTTCGGATGGACGAGTGTATTTAACAAATAATGCCGGATTAACGATTGTCAACGTTGCGAACCCCGCCTCGCCGTCAATTCTCTATCTGTACACAGCTGCGCAAAACTCCACGGAATTGACGGTTGCAAATCATATCGCATTTTTGTCGTGTAACGGATTACGCATCACTGATGTAACCACTCCCACATCTCCTCAAACGTATACCACATTCAATCTGGGCGGTTACGACTCTCATATTGCGATGGGGAATGGGAATGTCTTTGTAGCGAATCGGAGCGGCGGGATGTTGATATTCAGCAGCGATTTGCAAACAATCATTGGTCGATCGAATGCACCAACCGATGCTCGGCAGATTGTTGTAAATGGAAATTATGCCTATGTGCAGTCGAGTAATTCCGGAATCCATGTCATGAATTGTACAAATCCCTCCGCCCCATCCACTGCAATGGTTTACACGGAGGGAAATCGAACAATCCTCGATATGACATTGTCAGGGACTAAGCTCTACTTCGCAATCGACAACGGAGTTCGCATCATTGATGTTTCTGCACCTGGATCACCAACCTACGGTGGAGCGTATCGCGTTACAACGCCCGGTACTGCTGTTGCAGTGGATGGCATGACCGTTTATCTCGGGTTGCAATCAGGCGCAGTCCATATTGTAAATGTTACCAATGCGATGTCGCCAACGCTATTGGGAACATATCAGGCAGCTCCTTCGCCGATCCTCGATTTGCAATGCACTGGTACCGACCTGTATGTGTTGAATAATGCAAATTCGTTGCGAGTTTTGTCGGTTGAGAATCCTGCGCAACCACAACTCGAAGCACAATTCGATTCATTGTCGGATGCATCGGGGATTTCGGTATTGGATGATTATGTATTGGTTTCTGAGAAAGGGAATGGTATCCGTGTGCTGTTGCGTGTATCGGACACCGAATTACGAACAGTCGGTTTTTACAACACCCCGGGATCGGCATACCGTGTATTAGTCGATGATCAGCGAGTCTATGTCGCCGATTCCACTAATATCAGCCTCTACGATTATGAGCCATCCACCGATGTCGATGAAAAAACGTCGTTGTTACTGCCAGACCGGACATTGCTACTGCATACTTCTCCGAATCCATTTAACGCAACGGCTGCCATCGATGTTTCCTTACCGGTTACCGGACATGTCTCGGTCAATGTTACCAATATTCAAGGGAGAACGGTTGCGACGCTGTTTCAAGGCTTCTCTGCCAATGGAGTAAAACGGTTATACTGGAAAGGTTGTGATGCGGCGGGATGCAATGTCGCTTCAGGCGTTTACTTTGTTACAGTAAACTCCGGTAGTATTTCCGCATCGCAGAAAATCGTACTGATGAGATAGTACGTCTGTCGGCAAGGTATTTCAGAGATGCTACCTATCTACTCAAGCAAAAGCCGCTTCAACGGAAGCGGCTTTCTTTTAAGCAGAAATATGAAATCAACTTCACGCAGATTCGTCGAAATACGACTACTCAAACACAGTGGTCATTTCAAACCAATGCATCCCATCGGGTGGTAATTGAATGAACAATCCAATGCCAAGCATCTCATCCCCGTCACGTTCGTATTCGGTATTGTCGCGGATGTCGCGAAGTCGAACGGTTCTTCCCGCAATGCCGGATATGTGGAGAGGCACTCGTCCGCTCGCGACAACTGATGAAAGGTTTCCAATCCACAACAATCGGCGATTTCCCGCCCACCAAAGAATCGGAACCATTTTTTTATAGGTGTCGTCATTTTGACCAGAAGGATTGACACCGATTATTTGTGAGAAAGCGTACTCAAAAGGAAACTCCCGCAACCAGCGGCCACAATCAGTACAGAATGCTGCCTGTTCCAGTAATACCGGTTCAACCGGTCGGCGAGTTAGTTGCACAGGTAACTTGACTTTTGCGCCATACTCCTGCCCTTCATGCCACAAAATGTAGCCGGGTTGCATCCAAAGTAAAGCTGAGAGTACCGGTAATTGTTCCGGGGGAACTCTTGATGCGATTCTTGCCTCATCATGATTTTCAAGAAACCGTAACCGGCGGACACCCCATGCCCGGCGTTCCGGGAGGGTGGAACGTAATTCGTTCGTATTACCATACACCGCACGATCCATGAAATCTTTATCGTAAACCGCATCGAACCCCAATTCGATCAATCGGTTTTCCGTGCCCCAATACGCTTCAGCAAGAAAGAGAAAGGAAGGTTTGATTGCCCTGACAGCATCGATTGCCTGCGACCAGAATTCCGGCACGTAATCAAAATTACCACCCCAAGTTTGCTTGAAAATCGGATTAAGCACCAGCATTGCCATATCGCAGCGGACACCATCGCAAAGCTCTGCAATTTTTAACAACTCACGAATCATTGCCTCGCGGGTATCAATCTGCCGAAAATCAAGCTGAGCGGTGTCGGTCCAAGCTGGGAAGTAGGGGTCGCGACCATTTGCTAACCATTTCACCCCTTGTGTGGTATGTACTTCAAACCACCCGGGAGGTGGGGTTTGTCCCGGTTCAATTTCACCGCGTGAGATAAAGTACCCGGGATACTGTTTGACCCATGGGTGATCGATCGCAAGATGGTTGGGTACAAAATCAAGAATAAAACCAAGCCCGCGCTCCGCAAGCCGATGCCGAAAGCGTAACAAGGAAGTCAGCGAACCTAAGCATTCGCATGGCTCATAGGATTGAATCGAATAGGGGGAACCGGCGACATCGTCTTCTTTCCAATCAGGCAGCGCATTGAAATAGTCACGCCGCAATCCTTCATGTGCGATAGCAATTAATCGTCCTGCCGGTGAACGCCGCCAAAGTCCCATACCCCAAATGTGTGTTAACGGTAATGTACACCAACGGTCTAACTCAGTATCGGGAATTGCGTCCAGAGAGTTGATTCTCCCATCCGGATCGAATTGCCGGACAGCGGCGAGCAGATTTACTTCGCGGATGACGAGACGTGCCATAACGGCCTCCCCGGTCGTGCGGTTATGTGGTGAAATGATTTGGGAAGAATGAGGATTGTTCTGTCATTGCAATAGCAACGAACCTCAGGCGGAATATCTTATGCTTAAATATCGGAAGGAATTTCCCCTTACGCAAAGAGAAAACTCGGTTCTTGTGCTATTTCATCTATCGCAATCTATCGAAAGGTCATCGGCAATATCCGGTTCCCGATTAACAGCCGTTCTGCTGTTTGATAAAAGCTGTACAGCTCCTTCCGTAAGCTATCAGCAATAATCGGTTCCGTTGCCAAAAGATTTGTTTTCTCCAGTGGATCGATAACCGGATCACTCATCCGGATATCGCGTTCCAGATTATTGATCAATAAGCGTTGGTTATCTCGCCAACCAACCATCCCGGGATGAGTAAAATACACATGACGAAGTGTATCGGGATCGAACATCGAACGTCCAAACGATGCATGTTTTACCGGAAGTCCACACAAGTGAATAATCGACGGGACGATGTCAAGCTGTGATACCGGCATTGTAACAACTTTTGGGGGGAGCCGACCCGGCGCATACACCAAACAGCCGATACGGAAACGCGCATCGGTTCCTTCAGGGGGTACTTGCGAAGTATGGTCGCCAAGTATCACATAAATCGTTTTTGCGAAGCGTGGTTGTTTTGATTCATACTCAAAAAAACGTCGCAATTCGACATCGAAATTAGCAAATGAGTTGTAAACTTGCTGCTTTTCCATCGATTCGGGAAACGGACGTTTGAATTCCGGGGGGGTGATAAATGGTGTGTGAGTTGAGATTGTAAATGTTGCGTAATGAAATGGTTCATGTAATGTGTCCATTTCTTTATTCATGCGTTGTAAGACGTAACGATCCCAAACTCCCCAATGCCCGTCAAAATTATCTGCAGGAAAGTCACCTTGGTGATAAAACTTATCATATCCGGCAAGGCTTGCAATTTGCATGATGTTCATCGATCCGGCTTTCGCTGCGTGAGTAAATCGCGCAGAATACCCTTGCGACTTTAGAATCGTTGCAATACCTCGCACTTTGGTTTGCTCTTGAGAACTGCCCATGAACGGTGTCCCCATTAAATTGGGGATTGAACAGAGGATTGCCGACAATCCTTCCATTGAACGAGTACCAATCGCATAGCAATTCGTGAAAGCGACGCTCTGTGATGCTAATGAATCGAGAAATGGCATTGTGGCAACTGAGCCGCCGAAACTCTTCAGATACATCGCTGTCAACGATTCGACAACAATAAGAACCACATTTGGTTTCTCTTCGGGAGTATATATCGGAGATAATGCGGTCGCTTGCCGGAACATGGGATATTTGTCGTCGAGGAACTTATCCCCTTGTCCGATTATCATCCGGCGAGTTTCTTTGAATGCGATTGAATCCGGTAACAATTCCTTGATTGTCGCTTCATTGGCAAATGCAGAGGTAACAACGGTATACCAACCGTTTAGAGCCAAATGACCAGAGAGTACATTGTCCCCTTGAAAAGCATTTGTCATCCGCATTGGCTTTAATTGGAAACCGCCACGTATCCCAAACACTGCAATTAAAATCATGAGTAGAGCGATGGGAACGTAGCCCCACCAATGCTTGGGAACGATTCGCTCCGACTGACGTTTGCGAAGGGGATTAAACTGCTTTTTAAGCGTCCAAACCATGAAAACTAAAAACGCGATCATCAGTATTGCCGAGAACCAATACTCAGAAAAAAGTAGTTTGGTCATCGATCCGAGATCACCTTTTATCCCTTTTACTTCAAATGTCAGATGGTGACCAGCTTCTTCGTAGTAGTGGAAATCAGCCCAAAGAAATCCG
It includes:
- a CDS encoding T9SS type A sorting domain-containing protein, with the protein product MFQLLRIVLTAVLLAVFFLSPSFAQDSSGVECITRNYHNWVSSIQGIKWMPNRVYLAVGYSGLRIVNISSLSQPSELGSISTLGFVKAIDVVDTLAFVIEEGGCLHIIDIANPASPTLISTLDLPGTPMAVDAVGQIAYVSAGSAGVVIIDASDPSTPIIRSHFDTPGSAWSALVVDSTLYVADSTSVRVLNTVNPDTLVEIAWLDQPARRLAVETSHLFVPNMSGLAIYSINPIDSTALVGTLPAPASGGWWNVAASDGRVYLTNNAGLTIVNVANPASPSILYLYTAAQNSTELTVANHIAFLSCNGLRITDVTTPTSPQTYTTFNLGGYDSHIAMGNGNVFVANRSGGMLIFSSDLQTIIGRSNAPTDARQIVVNGNYAYVQSSNSGIHVMNCTNPSAPSTAMVYTEGNRTILDMTLSGTKLYFAIDNGVRIIDVSAPGSPTYGGAYRVTTPGTAVAVDGMTVYLGLQSGAVHIVNVTNAMSPTLLGTYQAAPSPILDLQCTGTDLYVLNNANSLRVLSVENPAQPQLEAQFDSLSDASGISVLDDYVLVSEKGNGIRVLLRVSDTELRTVGFYNTPGSAYRVLVDDQRVYVADSTNISLYDYEPSTDVDEKTSLLLPDRTLLLHTSPNPFNATAAIDVSLPVTGHVSVNVTNIQGRTVATLFQGFSANGVKRLYWKGCDAAGCNVASGVYFVTVNSGSISASQKIVLMR
- a CDS encoding alpha-amylase family glycosyl hydrolase → MARLVIREVNLLAAVRQFDPDGRINSLDAIPDTELDRWCTLPLTHIWGMGLWRRSPAGRLIAIAHEGLRRDYFNALPDWKEDDVAGSPYSIQSYEPCECLGSLTSLLRFRHRLAERGLGFILDFVPNHLAIDHPWVKQYPGYFISRGEIEPGQTPPPGWFEVHTTQGVKWLANGRDPYFPAWTDTAQLDFRQIDTREAMIRELLKIAELCDGVRCDMAMLVLNPIFKQTWGGNFDYVPEFWSQAIDAVRAIKPSFLFLAEAYWGTENRLIELGFDAVYDKDFMDRAVYGNTNELRSTLPERRAWGVRRLRFLENHDEARIASRVPPEQLPVLSALLWMQPGYILWHEGQEYGAKVKLPVQLTRRPVEPVLLEQAAFCTDCGRWLREFPFEYAFSQIIGVNPSGQNDDTYKKMVPILWWAGNRRLLWIGNLSSVVASGRVPLHISGIAGRTVRLRDIRDNTEYERDGDEMLGIGLFIQLPPDGMHWFEMTTVFE
- a CDS encoding sulfatase-like hydrolase/transferase; this translates as MKYVSDSVRVWLRLLLAAMILLQLFRVLFFFAYPQFHQAMTMYEVLLGILVGLRFDFATSLIIVTIPCLFLWFPVPERIYRIRTNIVAILSIVSFLFAAGFLWADFHYYEEAGHHLTFEVKGIKGDLGSMTKLLFSEYWFSAILMIAFLVFMVWTLKKQFNPLRKRQSERIVPKHWWGYVPIALLMILIAVFGIRGGFQLKPMRMTNAFQGDNVLSGHLALNGWYTVVTSAFANEATIKELLPDSIAFKETRRMIIGQGDKFLDDKYPMFRQATALSPIYTPEEKPNVVLIVVESLTAMYLKSFGGSVATMPFLDSLASQSVAFTNCYAIGTRSMEGLSAILCSIPNLMGTPFMGSSQEQTKVRGIATILKSQGYSARFTHAAKAGSMNIMQIASLAGYDKFYHQGDFPADNFDGHWGVWDRYVLQRMNKEMDTLHEPFHYATFTISTHTPFITPPEFKRPFPESMEKQQVYNSFANFDVELRRFFEYESKQPRFAKTIYVILGDHTSQVPPEGTDARFRIGCLVYAPGRLPPKVVTMPVSQLDIVPSIIHLCGLPVKHASFGRSMFDPDTLRHVYFTHPGMVGWRDNQRLLINNLERDIRMSDPVIDPLEKTNLLATEPIIADSLRKELYSFYQTAERLLIGNRILPMTFR